One region of Drosophila subobscura isolate 14011-0131.10 chromosome J, UCBerk_Dsub_1.0, whole genome shotgun sequence genomic DNA includes:
- the LOC117894714 gene encoding disco-interacting protein 2 isoform X1 yields MESTSSLPGYIREKIAELDLELSEGDITQKGYEKKRAKLLQPFLKKNEAISVDKAKTTPPPPYYNVKDANNSNSHGNINNDGVVVSSEGYSYVTEVPSLSSSQQRHSKKLDFHQSSSVTASSTAQSGAAGTPGYENMRPQGGAVGDPGYQNTREPSGFQNQSTSNNSQHRQRRTQRKVTHNEKRYHSEVRQEAVQQALAALKGRPKPSLPMPSKRTSVLNRSPGCNDELDSSTDEESIPEETISPDKEYNYPRDHISNSMIPPEPIIKPPIRESSMSSQQHLRLDVKQSQTPNQKYSSSNSVAEKRPPQNLPPLPTSDTSSMESPPIAYKRDTDFSEKAFKQKQFNAPDITQFNNTHRIADRVTRYVNVSQSELSDTDANGKWKVSAKIQQLLNTLKRPKRRPLPEFYEDNDIELEIAANTKDPNAPKPEGSTMTSVQGEQLSIPAGLPRTLECALQRYGTNSFKSSMATVLDPNGKITTTLTYGKLLSRAQKIAYALSTKIFSKGPEQVTLKPGDRVALVYPNNDPLSFITAWYGCMFRGLVPLPIELPLSSSDTPPQQVGFLLSSCGITVALTSEACLKGLPKSTTTGEIAKLKGWPRLQWFVTEHLPKPPKEFNVGNLRIDDTAASYIEYTTDKEGSVMGVTVTRAAMINHCRALTMACHYTEGETIVCVLDFKREVGLWHAVLTSVLNGMHVIFIPYALMKLRPSSWMQLITKHRASCCLVKSRDLHWGLLATKDHKDISLSSLRMLLVADGANPWSLSSCDQFLNVFQAKGLRSDAICPCASSSEVFTVSLRRPGRGSCGFSQSATGRGVLSMAALSHGVVRVDSEDSLTSLTLQDCGQVMPAAQMVVVRSEGAPVLCKTDQVGEICVTSGSTSASYFGLDGMTNSTFKVQPILEDFDQTKEGPGTGTGTVGIISKPIGDEYYVRSGLLGFLGPGGLVFVCGSRDGLMTVTGRKHNADDIIATVLAVEPMRFIYRGRIAVFSIKVLRDERVCVIAEQRPDCSEEESFQWMSRVLQAVDSIHQVGIYCLALVPPNHLPKTPLGGIHLCEARRRFLEGSLHPANVLMCPHTCVTNLPKPRELHQGVQTTVKLSSSSGCGITDTGVGPASVMVGNLVQGNRLAEAHGRDVGLSSEDCERKPQLITGVLRWRANTSPDHIIFTLLNSKGAIAKTLTCSELHKRAEKIAALLQERGRIEPGDHVALIFPPGLDLLCAFYGCLYLGAIPITIRPPHPQNLNTTLPTVRMIVDVSKSGIVLSIQPIIKLLKSREAATSIDPKTWPPILDIDDNPKRKYAGIATVSFDSSAYLDFSVSTCGRLSGVNISHRSLSSLCASLKLACELYPSRHVALCLDPYCGLGFVMWTLIGVYSGHHSILIAPYEVEANPSLWLSTLSQHRVRDTFCSYGVIELCTKALSNSIPSLKQRNIDLRCVRTCVVVAEERPRVQLTQQFCKLFQALGLNTRCVSTSFGCRVNPAICVQGASSAESAQVYVDMRALRNNRVALVERGAPNSLCVIESGKLLPGVKVIIANPDTKGHCGDSHLGEIWVQAPHNANGYFTIYGDETDYNDHFNAKLVTGATAEIYARTGYLGFLRRTECSQAASLLDETTPSVASRDSDTESLNSISQLQLNFSNTSLGGNSEHSIVSGAVNSNDQELHDAVYVVGAVDEVISLRGMNYHPIDIENSVMRCHKKIAECAVFTWTNLLVVVVELDGNESEALDLVPLVTNTVLEDHQLIVGVVVVVDPGVVPINSRGEKQRMHLRDGFLADQLDPIYVAYNM; encoded by the exons ATGGAGTCTACTTCCTCATTGCCTGGATATATTCGCGAAAAAATCGCCGAATTAGACTTGGAGCTCTCAGAAG GTGACATTACGCAAAAAGGCTATGAAAAGAAACGAGCTAAGTTATTGCAACCGTTTCTAAAAAAGAATGAAG CTATTAGCGTCGACAAGGCAAAAACaacgccgccaccgccataTTACAACGTTAAAGATGCCAACAATAGCAACAGTCACGGAAATATCAATAATGATGGTGTCGTAGTCTCCAGTGAAGGCTATAGTTATGTGACCGAAGTAccttctctctcctcttcaCAGCAAAGACATTCCAAAAAGTTAGACTTTCATCAGTCTTCCTCCGTAACAGCATCATCAACCGCTCAGAGCGGAGCGGCTGGGACACCTGGTTATGAAAATATGCGCCCGCAAGGTGGTGCAGTCGGCGATCCAGGATATCAGAATACTCGCGAGCCAAGCGGTTTTCAAAACCAGTCCACTTCAAATAATAGTCAACACCGCCAGCGACGTACACAGCGCAAAGTAACGCATAATGAAAAACGTTATCATTCGG AGGTACGTCAGGAGGCCGTACAGCAGGCCTTAGCGGCACTTAAAGGTCGACCAAAACCTAGTCTTCCGATGCCATCAAAACGCACATCTGTGCTTAACCGCAGTCCTGGCTGTAATGATGAGCTGGACTCATCTACAGATGAAGAATCCATACCAGAGGAAACTATTTCTCCTGATAAGGAGTACAACTATCCGCGTGATCACATAAGCAATAGTATGATACCACCAGAACCGATAATAAAACCACCAATTCGTGAATCATCCATGAGCTCGCAGCAGCATCTGCGACTTGATGTAAAACAGTCACAAACGCCAAATCAGAAGTATTCATCATCAAACAGTGTGGCAGAAAAACGGCCACCCCAAAATTTGCCACCACTT CCAACATCTGACACATCGAGTATGGAGTCACCCCCTATTGCTTACAAGCGAGATACAGACTTTTCGGAAAAAGCATTTAAGCAAAAGCAAT TCAACGCTCCAGACATCACACAGTTTAATAATACACATCGCATTGCTGACCGCGTAACAAGATATGTGAATGTATCCCAAAGTGAACTTAGTGACACAGATGCAAACGGTAAATGGAAGGTTTCCGCTAAAATACAACAACTGTTAAACACACTTAAGAGACCCAAGCGCCGCCCACTTCCCGAATTCTATGAGGACAACGACATTGAACTTGAGATTGCAGCAAATACTAAGGATCCCAATGCACCGAAACCGGAAGGCAGCACAATGACTTCCGTACAAGGCGAGCAACTCTCGATACCAGCAGGGCTTCCGCGCACTCTGGAATGCGCCCTCCAGCGATATGGcacaaattcatttaaaagttCCATGGCTACGGTTCTTGATCCTAATGGTAAAATAACAACCACTTTGACATACGGAAAGCTGCTGTCACGTGCACAAAAGATAGCATATGCATTGTCCACGAAGATATTTAGCAAAGGACCCGAGCAAGTAACATTGAAGCCGGGTGACCGTGTTGCTTTAGTTTATCCCAATAATGATCCATTGAG TTTTATAACAGCCTGGTATGGTTGTATGTTTCGTGGCTTAGTCCCTTTACCTATAGAGCTGCCACTTTCCAGCTCTGACACACCTCCCCAGCAGGTTGGATTCTTGCTTAGTTCGTGTGGAATAACTGTGGCGCTCACTTCAGAGGCTTGTTTGAAAGGTCTACCCAAATCAACAACCACGGGTGAGATTGCGAAACTAAAAGGTTGGCCCCGTTTGCAGTGGTTCGTAACTGAACACTTGCCTAAGCCCCCTAAAGAATTCAACGTTGGGAACTTACGCATTGATGATACAGCAGCATCTTATATTGAATATACTACTGATAAGGAGGGCAGTGTTATGG GTGTGACTGTTACGCGTGCTGCAATGATCAATCATTGCCGGGCATTAACTATGGCCTGTCATTACACCGAAGGGGAAACCATTGTCTGTGTCCTAGATTTTAAAAGAGAAGTTGGTTTATGGCACGCTGTCTTGACGTCAGTGCTGAACGGTATGCATGTTATTTTCATACCTTATGCCTTGATGAAGCTTCGCCCCTCAAGCTGGATGCAATTAATCACAAAACATAGGGCTTCCTGCTGCTTGGTGAAGAGCCGTGACCTGCATTGGGGTTTATTGGCTACTAAAGATCATAAGGACATATCTCTATCTTCATTGCGTATGCTACTAGTAGCGGACGGAGCCAATCCCTGGTCACTTTCATCATGTGATCAGTTTTTGAACGTGTTTCAAGCAAAAGGCTTACGCTCAGACGCCATATGCCCATGTGCAAGTAGTTCAGAAGTTTTTACAGTTTCACTTCGTCGTCCAGGTCGTGGGTCATGTGGATTCAGTCAATCAGCCACAGGCCGCGGTGTACTCTCCATGGCAGCTCTGTCACACGGTGTAGTTAGAGTGGATAGTGAAGACTCTCTAACATCGCTAACATTGCAGGATTGTGGTCAAGTCATGCCAGCTGCGCAAATGGTGGTCGTACGATCAGAGGGAGCACCAGTGTTGTGTAAGACAGATCAAGTTGGAGAAATATGCGTTACAAGTGGTTCAACAAGCGCCAGTTACTTTGGGCTCGATGGTATGACAAATTCTACATTTAAAGTTCAACCCATATTGGAAGATTTTGATCAAACGAAAGAAGGTCCTGGAACTGGTACTGGAACTGTTGGGATTATTTCGAAGCCCATTGGCGATGAATACTATGTCAGGTCAGgccttttgggttttcttggTCCAGGAGGCTTAGTGTTTGTTTGCGGTTCCCGGGATGGGCTTATGACGGTTACTGGACGAAAGCACAATGCGGATGATATCATAGCCACAGTATTAGCAGTGGAACCTATGCGATTCATTTACCGAGGACGCATAGCAGTATTTAGCATTAAAGTACTTCGAGATGAGCGCGTATGTGTTATTGCTGAACAGCGGCCCGATTGCTCTGAGGAGGAGAGTTTCCAATGGATGTCGCGTGTTCTTCAAGCTGTAGATTCCATTCATCAGGTGGGAATATATTGTTTGGCACTAGTGCCACCGAATCATTTGCCTAAGACCCCACTCGGAGGCATACATTTATGTGAAGCAAGGCGTCGATTTTTGGAAGGATCTCTTCACCCCGCAAACGTATTGATGTGTCCGCATACGTGTGTTACTAACTTGCCAAAGCCGAGAGAGTTACATCAAG gtgTGCAAACTACTGTAAAACTAAGCTCATCATCTGGCTGTGGTATTACAGACACGGGTGTAGGACCAGCCTCTGTGATGGTTGGAAATTTAGTGCAGGGTAATCGTTTGGCTGAAGCACACGGGCGAGACGTTGGATTGTCCTCCGAAGATTGTGAGCGTAAG CCTCAACTAATAACAGGAGTACTCCGATGGCGCGCCAATACGTCACCAGATCATATAATATTTACTCTGTTAAATTCAAAGG GTGCCATTGCCAAAACGTTGACATGCTCTGAGTTACATAAACGAGCTGAGAAGATTGCGGCTTTGCTCCAAGAACGTGGTAGAATTGAGCCAGGTGATCACGTTG CACTTATATTTCCCCCTGGACTCGATTTGCTATGTGCATTTTATGGTTGCCTCTATCTGGGAGCAATACCTATAACCATAAGACCACCCCATCCCCAAAACCTTAACACTACTTTGCCTACTGTGCGCATGATAGTTGATGTCTCAAAAAGTGGCATTGTGCTCTCTATTCAACCAATTATTAAGTTACTCAAATCCCGAGAAGCTGCAACATCCATCGACCCAAAGACATGGCCTCCCATATTAGATATTGATGACAACCCAAAACGCAAATATGCCGGCATAGCCACCGTCTCGTTTGACTCCAGTGCTTATTTGGATTTCAGTGTATCAACCTGTGGACGTCTTAGTGGTGTCAATATATCGCATCG ATCTCTCTCTAGTCTGTGTGCCAGTTTAAAATTGGCCTGTGAACTTTACCCGTCTCGTCATGTTGCGTTATGTTTGGATCCCTATTGTGGTCTTGGATTTGTAATGTGGACTCTTATCGGGGTGTACAGTGGACACCATTCAATACTTATAGCACCTTACGAAGTTGAAGCTAATCCCAGTTTGTGGTTGTCAACTCTCTCGCAACACCGTGTTCGCGACACCTTTTGTTCATATGGTGTGATAGAATTATGCACTAAAGCACTTAGCAATTCCATACCCTCtttaaagcaaagaaatataGACCTAAGATGCGTGCGGACATGTGTTGTAGTAGCAGAGGAGCGCCCAAGAGTACAGCTGACACAACAATTTTGCAAGCTGTTCCAAGCCCTTGGTTTAAACACTCGATGTGTTTCTACTTCCTTCGGATGCCGTGTAAATCCCGCTATTTGTGTGCAGGGGGCTAGTTCTGCAGAAAGTGCTCAGGTCTATGTAGATATGAGAGCATTGCGTAACAATCGTGTGGCATTGGTTGAACGCGGTGCACCAAATTCATTGTGTGTAATTGAATCCGGAAAACTTCTACCGGGCGTAAAAGTAATAATAGCTAATCCTGACACTAAAGGACACTGTGGCGATTCACACTTGGGAGAAATTTGG GTACAAGCGCCCCATAATGCAAATGGATACTTTACCATATATGGCGACGAAACTGACTACAATGATCATTTTAATGCTAAATTAGTAACTGGGGCTACAGCTGAGATTTATGCGCGTACTGGGTATTTAGGTTTCTTGCGGCGCACTGAGTGTTCACAAGCAGCTTCGTTACTTGACGAAACCACACCAAGTGTGGCTAGTCGTGACAGTGATACTGAATCCTTGAACTCCATAAGTCAACTGCAACTAAACTTTTCTAACACTTCCTTGGGTGGAAACTCTGAGCATAGCATAGTAAGTGGTGCCGTTAACTCCAATGACCAAGAGCTGCACGATGCAGTGTACGTAGTCGGAGCTGTTGATGAAGTGATCTCTCTACGGGGCATGAACTATCATCCAATTGATATTGAAAACTCAGTAATGCGGTGTCACAAAAAAATCGCTGAATG tGCCGTATTCACCTGGACCAATTTGCTGGTCGTAGTTGTGGAGCTCGATGGCAATGAATCAGAAGCATTGGACTTAGTTCCCCTGGTCACAAATACAGTATTGGAAGATCACCAACTAATAGTTGGCGTAGTTGTGGTGGTTGATCCAG GAGTGGTGCCTATTAACAGTCGTGGGGAAAAGCAACGGATGCATTTACGTGATGGTTTTCTTGCCGACCAGTTGGATCCCATCTACGTCGCATACAACATGTAA
- the LOC117894714 gene encoding disco-interacting protein 2 isoform X2 translates to MESTSSLPGYIREKIAELDLELSEGDITQKGYEKKRAKLLQPFLKKNEAISVDKAKTTPPPPYYNVKDANNSNSHGNINNDGVVVSSEGYSYVTEVPSLSSSQQRHSKKLDFHQSSSVTASSTAQSGAAGTPGYENMRPQGGAVGDPGYQNTREPSGFQNQSTSNNSQHRQRRTQRKVTHNEKRYHSEVRQEAVQQALAALKGRPKPSLPMPSKRTSVLNRSPGCNDELDSSTDEESIPEETISPDKEYNYPRDHISNSMIPPEPIIKPPIRESSMSSQQHLRLDVKQSQTPNQKYSSSNSVAEKRPPQNLPPLPTSDTSSMESPPIAYKRDTDFSEKAFKQKQFNAPDITQFNNTHRIADRVTRYVNVSQSELSDTDANGKWKVSAKIQQLLNTLKRPKRRPLPEFYEDNDIELEIAANTKDPNAPKPEGSTMTSVQGEQLSIPAGLPRTLECALQRYGTNSFKSSMATVLDPNGKITTTLTYGKLLSRAQKIAYALSTKIFSKGPEQVTLKPGDRVALVYPNNDPLSFITAWYGCMFRGLVPLPIELPLSSSDTPPQQVGFLLSSCGITVALTSEACLKGLPKSTTTGEIAKLKGWPRLQWFVTEHLPKPPKEFNVGNLRIDDTAASYIEYTTDKEGSVMGVTVTRAAMINHCRALTMACHYTEGETIVCVLDFKREVGLWHAVLTSVLNGMHVIFIPYALMKLRPSSWMQLITKHRASCCLVKSRDLHWGLLATKDHKDISLSSLRMLLVADGANPWSLSSCDQFLNVFQAKGLRSDAICPCASSSEVFTVSLRRPGRGSCGFSQSATGRGVLSMAALSHGVVRVDSEDSLTSLTLQDCGQVMPAAQMVVVRSEGAPVLCKTDQVGEICVTSGSTSASYFGLDGMTNSTFKVQPILEDFDQTKEGPGTGTGTVGIISKPIGDEYYVRSGLLGFLGPGGLVFVCGSRDGLMTVTGRKHNADDIIATVLAVEPMRFIYRGRIAVFSIKVLRDERVCVIAEQRPDCSEEESFQWMSRVLQAVDSIHQVGIYCLALVPPNHLPKTPLGGIHLCEARRRFLEGSLHPANVLMCPHTCVTNLPKPRELHQDTGVGPASVMVGNLVQGNRLAEAHGRDVGLSSEDCERKPQLITGVLRWRANTSPDHIIFTLLNSKGAIAKTLTCSELHKRAEKIAALLQERGRIEPGDHVALIFPPGLDLLCAFYGCLYLGAIPITIRPPHPQNLNTTLPTVRMIVDVSKSGIVLSIQPIIKLLKSREAATSIDPKTWPPILDIDDNPKRKYAGIATVSFDSSAYLDFSVSTCGRLSGVNISHRSLSSLCASLKLACELYPSRHVALCLDPYCGLGFVMWTLIGVYSGHHSILIAPYEVEANPSLWLSTLSQHRVRDTFCSYGVIELCTKALSNSIPSLKQRNIDLRCVRTCVVVAEERPRVQLTQQFCKLFQALGLNTRCVSTSFGCRVNPAICVQGASSAESAQVYVDMRALRNNRVALVERGAPNSLCVIESGKLLPGVKVIIANPDTKGHCGDSHLGEIWVQAPHNANGYFTIYGDETDYNDHFNAKLVTGATAEIYARTGYLGFLRRTECSQAASLLDETTPSVASRDSDTESLNSISQLQLNFSNTSLGGNSEHSIVSGAVNSNDQELHDAVYVVGAVDEVISLRGMNYHPIDIENSVMRCHKKIAECAVFTWTNLLVVVVELDGNESEALDLVPLVTNTVLEDHQLIVGVVVVVDPGVVPINSRGEKQRMHLRDGFLADQLDPIYVAYNM, encoded by the exons ATGGAGTCTACTTCCTCATTGCCTGGATATATTCGCGAAAAAATCGCCGAATTAGACTTGGAGCTCTCAGAAG GTGACATTACGCAAAAAGGCTATGAAAAGAAACGAGCTAAGTTATTGCAACCGTTTCTAAAAAAGAATGAAG CTATTAGCGTCGACAAGGCAAAAACaacgccgccaccgccataTTACAACGTTAAAGATGCCAACAATAGCAACAGTCACGGAAATATCAATAATGATGGTGTCGTAGTCTCCAGTGAAGGCTATAGTTATGTGACCGAAGTAccttctctctcctcttcaCAGCAAAGACATTCCAAAAAGTTAGACTTTCATCAGTCTTCCTCCGTAACAGCATCATCAACCGCTCAGAGCGGAGCGGCTGGGACACCTGGTTATGAAAATATGCGCCCGCAAGGTGGTGCAGTCGGCGATCCAGGATATCAGAATACTCGCGAGCCAAGCGGTTTTCAAAACCAGTCCACTTCAAATAATAGTCAACACCGCCAGCGACGTACACAGCGCAAAGTAACGCATAATGAAAAACGTTATCATTCGG AGGTACGTCAGGAGGCCGTACAGCAGGCCTTAGCGGCACTTAAAGGTCGACCAAAACCTAGTCTTCCGATGCCATCAAAACGCACATCTGTGCTTAACCGCAGTCCTGGCTGTAATGATGAGCTGGACTCATCTACAGATGAAGAATCCATACCAGAGGAAACTATTTCTCCTGATAAGGAGTACAACTATCCGCGTGATCACATAAGCAATAGTATGATACCACCAGAACCGATAATAAAACCACCAATTCGTGAATCATCCATGAGCTCGCAGCAGCATCTGCGACTTGATGTAAAACAGTCACAAACGCCAAATCAGAAGTATTCATCATCAAACAGTGTGGCAGAAAAACGGCCACCCCAAAATTTGCCACCACTT CCAACATCTGACACATCGAGTATGGAGTCACCCCCTATTGCTTACAAGCGAGATACAGACTTTTCGGAAAAAGCATTTAAGCAAAAGCAAT TCAACGCTCCAGACATCACACAGTTTAATAATACACATCGCATTGCTGACCGCGTAACAAGATATGTGAATGTATCCCAAAGTGAACTTAGTGACACAGATGCAAACGGTAAATGGAAGGTTTCCGCTAAAATACAACAACTGTTAAACACACTTAAGAGACCCAAGCGCCGCCCACTTCCCGAATTCTATGAGGACAACGACATTGAACTTGAGATTGCAGCAAATACTAAGGATCCCAATGCACCGAAACCGGAAGGCAGCACAATGACTTCCGTACAAGGCGAGCAACTCTCGATACCAGCAGGGCTTCCGCGCACTCTGGAATGCGCCCTCCAGCGATATGGcacaaattcatttaaaagttCCATGGCTACGGTTCTTGATCCTAATGGTAAAATAACAACCACTTTGACATACGGAAAGCTGCTGTCACGTGCACAAAAGATAGCATATGCATTGTCCACGAAGATATTTAGCAAAGGACCCGAGCAAGTAACATTGAAGCCGGGTGACCGTGTTGCTTTAGTTTATCCCAATAATGATCCATTGAG TTTTATAACAGCCTGGTATGGTTGTATGTTTCGTGGCTTAGTCCCTTTACCTATAGAGCTGCCACTTTCCAGCTCTGACACACCTCCCCAGCAGGTTGGATTCTTGCTTAGTTCGTGTGGAATAACTGTGGCGCTCACTTCAGAGGCTTGTTTGAAAGGTCTACCCAAATCAACAACCACGGGTGAGATTGCGAAACTAAAAGGTTGGCCCCGTTTGCAGTGGTTCGTAACTGAACACTTGCCTAAGCCCCCTAAAGAATTCAACGTTGGGAACTTACGCATTGATGATACAGCAGCATCTTATATTGAATATACTACTGATAAGGAGGGCAGTGTTATGG GTGTGACTGTTACGCGTGCTGCAATGATCAATCATTGCCGGGCATTAACTATGGCCTGTCATTACACCGAAGGGGAAACCATTGTCTGTGTCCTAGATTTTAAAAGAGAAGTTGGTTTATGGCACGCTGTCTTGACGTCAGTGCTGAACGGTATGCATGTTATTTTCATACCTTATGCCTTGATGAAGCTTCGCCCCTCAAGCTGGATGCAATTAATCACAAAACATAGGGCTTCCTGCTGCTTGGTGAAGAGCCGTGACCTGCATTGGGGTTTATTGGCTACTAAAGATCATAAGGACATATCTCTATCTTCATTGCGTATGCTACTAGTAGCGGACGGAGCCAATCCCTGGTCACTTTCATCATGTGATCAGTTTTTGAACGTGTTTCAAGCAAAAGGCTTACGCTCAGACGCCATATGCCCATGTGCAAGTAGTTCAGAAGTTTTTACAGTTTCACTTCGTCGTCCAGGTCGTGGGTCATGTGGATTCAGTCAATCAGCCACAGGCCGCGGTGTACTCTCCATGGCAGCTCTGTCACACGGTGTAGTTAGAGTGGATAGTGAAGACTCTCTAACATCGCTAACATTGCAGGATTGTGGTCAAGTCATGCCAGCTGCGCAAATGGTGGTCGTACGATCAGAGGGAGCACCAGTGTTGTGTAAGACAGATCAAGTTGGAGAAATATGCGTTACAAGTGGTTCAACAAGCGCCAGTTACTTTGGGCTCGATGGTATGACAAATTCTACATTTAAAGTTCAACCCATATTGGAAGATTTTGATCAAACGAAAGAAGGTCCTGGAACTGGTACTGGAACTGTTGGGATTATTTCGAAGCCCATTGGCGATGAATACTATGTCAGGTCAGgccttttgggttttcttggTCCAGGAGGCTTAGTGTTTGTTTGCGGTTCCCGGGATGGGCTTATGACGGTTACTGGACGAAAGCACAATGCGGATGATATCATAGCCACAGTATTAGCAGTGGAACCTATGCGATTCATTTACCGAGGACGCATAGCAGTATTTAGCATTAAAGTACTTCGAGATGAGCGCGTATGTGTTATTGCTGAACAGCGGCCCGATTGCTCTGAGGAGGAGAGTTTCCAATGGATGTCGCGTGTTCTTCAAGCTGTAGATTCCATTCATCAGGTGGGAATATATTGTTTGGCACTAGTGCCACCGAATCATTTGCCTAAGACCCCACTCGGAGGCATACATTTATGTGAAGCAAGGCGTCGATTTTTGGAAGGATCTCTTCACCCCGCAAACGTATTGATGTGTCCGCATACGTGTGTTACTAACTTGCCAAAGCCGAGAGAGTTACATCAAG ACACGGGTGTAGGACCAGCCTCTGTGATGGTTGGAAATTTAGTGCAGGGTAATCGTTTGGCTGAAGCACACGGGCGAGACGTTGGATTGTCCTCCGAAGATTGTGAGCGTAAG CCTCAACTAATAACAGGAGTACTCCGATGGCGCGCCAATACGTCACCAGATCATATAATATTTACTCTGTTAAATTCAAAGG GTGCCATTGCCAAAACGTTGACATGCTCTGAGTTACATAAACGAGCTGAGAAGATTGCGGCTTTGCTCCAAGAACGTGGTAGAATTGAGCCAGGTGATCACGTTG CACTTATATTTCCCCCTGGACTCGATTTGCTATGTGCATTTTATGGTTGCCTCTATCTGGGAGCAATACCTATAACCATAAGACCACCCCATCCCCAAAACCTTAACACTACTTTGCCTACTGTGCGCATGATAGTTGATGTCTCAAAAAGTGGCATTGTGCTCTCTATTCAACCAATTATTAAGTTACTCAAATCCCGAGAAGCTGCAACATCCATCGACCCAAAGACATGGCCTCCCATATTAGATATTGATGACAACCCAAAACGCAAATATGCCGGCATAGCCACCGTCTCGTTTGACTCCAGTGCTTATTTGGATTTCAGTGTATCAACCTGTGGACGTCTTAGTGGTGTCAATATATCGCATCG ATCTCTCTCTAGTCTGTGTGCCAGTTTAAAATTGGCCTGTGAACTTTACCCGTCTCGTCATGTTGCGTTATGTTTGGATCCCTATTGTGGTCTTGGATTTGTAATGTGGACTCTTATCGGGGTGTACAGTGGACACCATTCAATACTTATAGCACCTTACGAAGTTGAAGCTAATCCCAGTTTGTGGTTGTCAACTCTCTCGCAACACCGTGTTCGCGACACCTTTTGTTCATATGGTGTGATAGAATTATGCACTAAAGCACTTAGCAATTCCATACCCTCtttaaagcaaagaaatataGACCTAAGATGCGTGCGGACATGTGTTGTAGTAGCAGAGGAGCGCCCAAGAGTACAGCTGACACAACAATTTTGCAAGCTGTTCCAAGCCCTTGGTTTAAACACTCGATGTGTTTCTACTTCCTTCGGATGCCGTGTAAATCCCGCTATTTGTGTGCAGGGGGCTAGTTCTGCAGAAAGTGCTCAGGTCTATGTAGATATGAGAGCATTGCGTAACAATCGTGTGGCATTGGTTGAACGCGGTGCACCAAATTCATTGTGTGTAATTGAATCCGGAAAACTTCTACCGGGCGTAAAAGTAATAATAGCTAATCCTGACACTAAAGGACACTGTGGCGATTCACACTTGGGAGAAATTTGG GTACAAGCGCCCCATAATGCAAATGGATACTTTACCATATATGGCGACGAAACTGACTACAATGATCATTTTAATGCTAAATTAGTAACTGGGGCTACAGCTGAGATTTATGCGCGTACTGGGTATTTAGGTTTCTTGCGGCGCACTGAGTGTTCACAAGCAGCTTCGTTACTTGACGAAACCACACCAAGTGTGGCTAGTCGTGACAGTGATACTGAATCCTTGAACTCCATAAGTCAACTGCAACTAAACTTTTCTAACACTTCCTTGGGTGGAAACTCTGAGCATAGCATAGTAAGTGGTGCCGTTAACTCCAATGACCAAGAGCTGCACGATGCAGTGTACGTAGTCGGAGCTGTTGATGAAGTGATCTCTCTACGGGGCATGAACTATCATCCAATTGATATTGAAAACTCAGTAATGCGGTGTCACAAAAAAATCGCTGAATG tGCCGTATTCACCTGGACCAATTTGCTGGTCGTAGTTGTGGAGCTCGATGGCAATGAATCAGAAGCATTGGACTTAGTTCCCCTGGTCACAAATACAGTATTGGAAGATCACCAACTAATAGTTGGCGTAGTTGTGGTGGTTGATCCAG GAGTGGTGCCTATTAACAGTCGTGGGGAAAAGCAACGGATGCATTTACGTGATGGTTTTCTTGCCGACCAGTTGGATCCCATCTACGTCGCATACAACATGTAA
- the LOC117894722 gene encoding augmin complex subunit wac, with amino-acid sequence MDNSMLLDEIYSLKILGQHYENLLKLAGIELCDFLNDDLLKKTAQLYADLHVHALDLNYLRELYHGLQKDRIERKLIIAQQQTDVQRIKTSIDEAAEEVAVLERFNSTAEKQLIPDGAVQQQRINQLATKRALGERQKALEMPTDFNIESILQKVNSLEHN; translated from the exons ATGG ATAATTCAATGCTTCTAGATGAAATATATTCATTGAAAATCTTGGGTCAACATTATGAAAATCTCTTGAAGCTGGCGGGTATTGAATTATGCGATTTTTTGAACGATGATCTTTTAAAGAAGACTGCACAATTATATGCAGACTTGCACGTTCATGCGTTAGATTTAAACTATTTGCGTGAGCTCTACCATGGACTACAGAAAGATCGCATAGAAAGAAAACTGATTATCGCGCAGCAACAAACGGATGTGCAGCGTATTAAGACTTCAATCGACGAAGCAGCTGAGGAGGTAGCTGTATTGGAACG ATTCAACTCCACTGCGGAAAAACAATTGATCCCTGATGGAGCcgttcagcagcagcgcatcaaTCAACTGGCTACCAAACGAGCTTTGGGGGAGAGACAGAAAGCTCTCGAAATGCCGACAGACTTCAATATCGAGAGTATTCTACAAAAAGTTAATTCGCTGGAACATAACTAG